The following are from one region of the Segatella oris genome:
- the yidC gene encoding membrane protein insertase YidC, with product MDKNNIIGFLLIAVVLIGFSWYNQPSAEEQRAAFVKDSIEQVNKSQSLKATQLAEKQKQQAERQKILDDTTSLFHKTLTGNAEQIVLKNKKVELTLNTKGATVEKAVIKGYVGHNLKVKDGSADQKDVILFNGADQSLSYMLSAKETNINTSDLYFVPSQVTDSTVTFTANAGEGKTLTLKYVLGKDYMLHMQLSAQGMSGLFSPGTQTMDVNWKDKVRQQERGFTFENRYATLTYHKSEGGTDYLNEGKEITDEAIEDKIDWIAFKNQFFSAVMIAKNDFQSNALMTSIPQEKGSGYLKQYEAKMKTFFDPTGRQASEFDFYYGPNDFRLLQKMEGECHFGKDLQMQRLVYLGWPLFRIINRWFTLYVFDFLTGMNINMGIVLILITLLLKLLTYPMVKKSYMSSAKMRVLKPKLDEATKQFNKPEDQMQKQQAMMSEYAKYGVSPLSGCLPMLIQAPIWIAMFNFVPNAIQLRGESFLWIKDLSTFDPIWEWNHNIWLIGDHLSLTCILFCVANVLYTVMTMRQQKDQMVGQQADQMKMMQWMMFLMPVMFFFMFNDYSAGLNFYYFVSLFFSAAIMWALRKTTNDEKLLAILEQRYQENKANPKKQSGLAARLQAIQDMQKKQQEELHRKQEELNKKKREL from the coding sequence ATGGATAAGAACAACATTATCGGTTTTCTGCTCATCGCGGTCGTTCTGATAGGTTTCAGCTGGTATAACCAACCTTCTGCAGAAGAACAGCGTGCCGCCTTTGTAAAGGACTCTATTGAACAGGTCAATAAAAGCCAATCACTAAAGGCTACCCAGCTGGCCGAAAAACAAAAACAACAGGCTGAAAGACAGAAGATATTGGACGACACAACGTCGCTCTTCCACAAAACTCTTACTGGCAATGCCGAACAGATAGTTCTGAAGAACAAGAAAGTGGAACTGACGCTCAATACCAAAGGAGCAACTGTAGAGAAAGCTGTTATTAAAGGTTACGTAGGCCATAATCTCAAAGTTAAAGATGGTTCAGCCGATCAGAAAGATGTAATTCTTTTCAATGGCGCTGACCAAAGCCTGAGTTATATGCTTAGTGCCAAAGAAACCAATATCAACACCTCTGACCTTTATTTTGTTCCTTCACAAGTAACAGACTCCACAGTCACATTCACGGCCAATGCCGGTGAAGGAAAGACACTCACCCTAAAGTATGTCTTGGGCAAGGACTATATGCTTCACATGCAATTGAGTGCACAGGGTATGTCAGGTCTTTTCTCACCGGGTACACAGACGATGGACGTGAATTGGAAAGACAAAGTACGCCAACAGGAAAGAGGCTTTACCTTTGAAAACAGATATGCCACTCTCACCTACCACAAGTCAGAGGGTGGAACAGATTATCTCAACGAGGGTAAAGAAATTACAGATGAAGCTATTGAGGACAAGATTGATTGGATTGCATTCAAGAATCAATTCTTCAGTGCGGTGATGATTGCCAAGAATGATTTTCAGAGCAATGCCCTGATGACCTCCATTCCACAAGAAAAAGGAAGCGGATATCTGAAACAATATGAAGCCAAGATGAAGACATTTTTCGATCCAACCGGTAGGCAAGCGTCGGAATTTGATTTCTATTATGGTCCAAATGACTTCCGTCTCCTGCAGAAAATGGAAGGAGAATGTCACTTTGGTAAAGATCTTCAGATGCAACGTCTCGTATATCTTGGCTGGCCACTCTTCCGCATCATCAACCGTTGGTTCACACTTTATGTGTTCGATTTTCTCACGGGCATGAACATCAACATGGGCATTGTGCTCATTCTGATAACTCTTTTATTGAAGCTCCTCACCTATCCGATGGTAAAGAAGAGCTATATGAGCAGTGCCAAGATGCGTGTGCTGAAACCGAAATTAGATGAGGCAACCAAGCAATTCAACAAGCCTGAAGACCAAATGCAGAAGCAACAGGCCATGATGTCAGAATATGCCAAATATGGCGTAAGCCCCTTGTCAGGCTGTCTGCCAATGCTCATTCAGGCACCAATCTGGATTGCCATGTTTAACTTTGTACCGAATGCTATCCAACTACGTGGTGAAAGCTTCTTATGGATAAAAGACCTCAGTACCTTTGACCCTATATGGGAATGGAATCACAACATATGGCTTATTGGTGACCATTTGAGTCTCACTTGTATTCTGTTCTGTGTCGCCAATGTGCTTTACACAGTGATGACCATGCGCCAGCAAAAGGACCAGATGGTTGGTCAACAGGCTGACCAGATGAAGATGATGCAATGGATGATGTTCCTCATGCCAGTGATGTTTTTCTTCATGTTCAATGATTACAGTGCAGGCCTAAACTTCTATTATTTTGTGAGTCTTTTCTTCAGTGCTGCCATCATGTGGGCACTACGCAAGACAACGAACGACGAGAAATTGCTCGCAATCCTTGAACAACGCTATCAGGAAAACAAGGCCAATCCTAAAAAACAGAGCGGTTTGGCTGCTCGCCTGCAGGCCATTCAGGATATGCAGAAAAAACAACAGGAAGAACTTCACCGTAAACAAGAAGAACTCAATAAAAAGAAAAGAGAACTTTAA
- a CDS encoding YebC/PmpR family DNA-binding transcriptional regulator, translated as MGRAFEYRKATKLKRWGHMARVFTKLGKQIAIAVKAGGPEPENNPTLRALIANCKRENMPKDNIERAIKNAMGKDQSEYKEVTYEGYGPHGVAVFVDTLTDNTTRTVADVRSVFNKFSGNMGTTGSLSFLFDHKSVFTFKKKEGLDMDELILDLIDYGVEDEYDEDEEENEITIYGDPKSFGEIQKHLESEGFEVTGAEFTYIPNDLKDVTPEERETIDKMVEKLEEFDDVQTVYTNMKPEE; from the coding sequence ATGGGAAGAGCATTTGAATATCGTAAAGCAACTAAGCTGAAGCGTTGGGGGCATATGGCCCGAGTATTCACAAAATTAGGTAAACAGATTGCAATTGCAGTAAAGGCAGGCGGGCCGGAGCCGGAAAACAACCCTACACTACGTGCTTTGATAGCCAACTGTAAGCGTGAAAACATGCCGAAGGATAACATTGAGCGTGCTATCAAGAATGCAATGGGTAAAGACCAGAGCGAATATAAGGAGGTTACTTATGAAGGATATGGCCCTCATGGAGTGGCTGTCTTTGTTGACACTTTGACTGATAATACCACACGCACGGTAGCTGATGTGCGTTCAGTCTTCAATAAGTTCAGCGGAAATATGGGAACGACCGGCAGTCTTTCTTTCCTTTTTGACCACAAAAGCGTTTTCACATTCAAAAAGAAAGAGGGTCTTGATATGGATGAATTGATACTCGATTTGATAGACTATGGTGTGGAAGACGAATATGATGAGGATGAGGAAGAAAACGAAATCACCATTTACGGTGACCCGAAAAGCTTCGGCGAAATCCAGAAACATTTAGAGTCTGAAGGCTTTGAAGTTACGGGAGCAGAGTTCACTTATATTCCAAACGACCTCAAGGATGTTACTCCTGAAGAGCGGGAAACCATAGATAAAATGGTTGAAAAGCTTGAAGAGTTCGATGATGTCCAGACCGTTTACACGAACATGAAGCCTGAGGAATAG
- a CDS encoding CTP synthase, whose translation MAETKFIFVTGGVVSSLGKGIISASIGKLLQARGYNITIQKFDPYINIDPGTLNPYEHGECYVTADGMETDLDLGHYERFTGIQTTKANSMTTGRIYKAVIDKERRGDYLGKTIQVVPHITDEIKRNIKHLGQKYHYDFVITEIGGTIGDIESAPFMEAIRQMKWELGKRAISIHLTYVPYLKAAGELKTKPTQHSVKELQSIGIQPDILVLRTEMHLNDAIRKKVAAFCNVDFDCVVQSEDLPSIYEVPVNMLNQKLDEAILRKVGEPIGKTPALGPWKEFIERREHATETVNIGLVGKYDLQDAYKSIRESLSHAGTYNDYKVNISFINSEGITEDNVADKLSGQDGIVICPGFGQRGIEGKIIAAHYTRTHDIPTFGICLGMQMMVIEFARNVLGYSDANSREMDEKTPHNVIDIMEEQKNISNMGGTMRLGAYECVLRQGSRVFNIYKKENIQERHRHRYEFNNEYQKEFEKHGMMCVGKNPESDLVEIVEIPTLKWYIGTQYHPEYQSTVLKPHPLFVDFVKTAIANKKK comes from the coding sequence GTGGCTGAAACAAAGTTTATATTCGTCACCGGTGGCGTAGTTTCCTCGCTCGGCAAGGGAATTATCAGTGCTTCCATCGGAAAGCTTCTGCAAGCCAGAGGCTACAACATCACTATTCAGAAGTTCGACCCGTATATCAACATTGATCCGGGCACGCTTAATCCCTATGAACACGGGGAATGCTATGTCACTGCAGACGGTATGGAAACCGACTTAGACTTAGGACACTACGAACGTTTCACGGGTATTCAGACCACAAAAGCCAACAGTATGACTACGGGACGCATCTATAAGGCCGTTATAGACAAGGAACGCCGTGGGGATTATCTGGGCAAAACCATTCAAGTGGTACCACATATCACTGATGAAATAAAACGTAACATCAAGCACCTCGGACAGAAATATCACTACGATTTTGTGATAACCGAAATCGGAGGAACCATTGGTGACATTGAGAGTGCTCCTTTCATGGAGGCTATCCGACAAATGAAATGGGAATTAGGAAAACGCGCCATCAGCATCCACCTGACCTATGTACCCTATCTCAAGGCAGCCGGAGAACTTAAAACCAAACCCACACAACATAGCGTAAAGGAACTTCAAAGCATCGGCATTCAACCCGATATCCTCGTGCTCCGTACGGAAATGCACCTCAATGATGCTATTCGGAAAAAGGTAGCTGCTTTCTGTAATGTTGATTTTGACTGCGTCGTACAGAGTGAAGATTTGCCCTCTATCTATGAAGTGCCGGTGAATATGCTAAACCAAAAGCTTGACGAAGCTATCCTGCGGAAGGTTGGAGAGCCTATCGGAAAGACACCGGCATTGGGACCTTGGAAGGAATTTATCGAACGGAGAGAACATGCTACAGAGACTGTCAACATCGGTCTTGTTGGCAAATACGACTTACAGGATGCCTATAAGAGTATTCGTGAAAGCCTCTCTCACGCCGGAACTTACAATGATTATAAGGTCAATATCAGCTTTATCAATTCAGAAGGTATCACCGAAGACAATGTTGCCGACAAACTTTCAGGTCAAGACGGCATCGTGATCTGTCCGGGATTTGGACAACGTGGTATCGAAGGAAAAATCATAGCAGCCCATTACACACGCACCCACGACATACCGACTTTCGGTATTTGCTTGGGTATGCAGATGATGGTCATTGAATTTGCACGTAATGTTTTGGGATATTCTGATGCTAACAGCCGTGAGATGGATGAGAAAACACCCCATAATGTCATCGATATCATGGAGGAACAAAAGAATATTTCCAACATGGGAGGAACGATGCGATTAGGTGCCTACGAATGTGTGCTCAGACAAGGAAGCCGTGTATTCAATATCTATAAGAAAGAGAATATCCAGGAACGTCACCGTCATCGTTATGAATTCAACAACGAATATCAGAAAGAATTCGAGAAACATGGCATGATGTGTGTGGGTAAGAACCCAGAGAGTGATTTGGTTGAGATCGTAGAAATCCCGACCTTGAAATGGTACATCGGCACACAATATCATCCGGAATATCAATCCACAGTCCTCAAACCACACCCTCTGTTTGTGGATTTTGTGAAAACAGCAATAGCAAATAAGAAAAAATAA
- the lepA gene encoding translation elongation factor 4 yields MDTISYIRNFCIIAHIDHGKSTLADRLLEKTQTIRITEGQMLDDMELERERGITIKSHAIQMNYKAQDGEEYILNLIDTPGHVDFSYEVSRSIAACEGALLVVDATQGVQAQTISNLYMAIEHDLEIIPIINKIDMPNAMPDEVEDEIVELIGCDRKDIIRASGKTGEGVEDILEAVVERIPAPVGELNAPAQALIFDSIFNSFRGIIVLCKVLNGKIRKGERVKFFNTGMEYDADEVGVLKMDMVPKDELSTGEVGYIISGIKTATEVKVGDTVTSVANPCSEAIAGFQEVKPMVFAGVYPIDPNDYENLRASLEKLQLNDASLTFSPESSVALGFGFRCGFLGLLHMEIIQERLDREFNMDVITTVPNVSYMVYDKQGNAREVHNPSGLPEQTLIDHIEEPYIRASIITAADYIGPIMTLCLDKRGELIKQEYVSGNRVELHFMIPLGEIVIDFYDKLKSISKGYASFDYHVDSFRPSKLAKLDILLNGEPVDALSTLTHESNAVYFGRRMCEKLKELIPRQQFDIAIQAAIGAKIIARETVKQVRKDVTAKCYGGDVSRKRKLLEKQKQGKKRMKQVGNVQVPQKAFLAVLKLD; encoded by the coding sequence ATGGACACGATAAGCTATATTAGGAATTTCTGTATCATCGCCCATATCGATCATGGCAAATCGACACTTGCCGACCGACTTTTGGAGAAGACGCAGACGATTCGGATTACCGAGGGACAGATGCTCGACGACATGGAACTTGAGCGTGAGCGTGGCATCACGATTAAAAGCCATGCCATTCAGATGAACTATAAGGCTCAAGACGGTGAGGAATATATTCTTAACTTGATAGATACGCCGGGACATGTGGACTTTTCTTACGAGGTGTCGCGGTCTATTGCTGCGTGTGAGGGGGCATTGCTTGTCGTGGATGCCACGCAAGGTGTGCAGGCACAGACAATCTCCAATCTCTACATGGCCATAGAGCATGATTTGGAGATTATCCCGATTATCAATAAGATTGATATGCCGAATGCCATGCCTGATGAGGTGGAAGATGAAATCGTGGAGCTTATCGGGTGTGACCGAAAGGATATTATCCGTGCTTCGGGAAAGACCGGTGAGGGCGTGGAAGATATTCTTGAGGCTGTAGTCGAGAGGATACCGGCACCTGTGGGCGAGCTGAATGCACCGGCACAAGCACTGATTTTCGACTCGATCTTCAACAGTTTCCGTGGTATTATAGTGCTTTGCAAGGTTCTCAACGGGAAGATACGCAAAGGCGAGAGGGTGAAGTTCTTTAATACCGGCATGGAATATGATGCTGACGAAGTCGGCGTCTTGAAAATGGATATGGTTCCTAAGGACGAGCTGTCGACAGGCGAGGTGGGCTATATCATCAGTGGCATCAAGACAGCCACGGAGGTGAAGGTGGGCGATACGGTTACTTCTGTGGCCAATCCCTGCAGCGAAGCTATCGCGGGTTTCCAGGAAGTGAAGCCCATGGTGTTTGCCGGCGTATATCCTATTGACCCTAATGATTATGAGAACCTGCGTGCATCGTTGGAAAAGCTCCAGTTGAATGATGCTTCTCTGACATTCTCTCCGGAGAGTTCTGTGGCTTTGGGTTTTGGTTTCCGCTGCGGTTTCTTGGGATTGCTTCATATGGAAATCATTCAGGAACGACTCGACCGCGAGTTTAATATGGATGTTATCACCACTGTGCCGAATGTTTCCTATATGGTCTACGACAAGCAGGGGAATGCCAGAGAGGTGCATAATCCGTCGGGATTGCCCGAGCAGACACTCATAGATCATATTGAGGAGCCTTATATCCGGGCATCGATTATCACGGCGGCCGACTATATCGGCCCGATTATGACGCTGTGTCTCGACAAGCGGGGAGAGCTGATAAAGCAGGAATATGTCAGTGGAAATCGCGTGGAACTTCATTTCATGATACCGCTTGGGGAGATTGTGATAGACTTCTATGATAAGCTGAAAAGCATTTCGAAAGGCTATGCCTCGTTCGACTATCATGTGGATAGCTTCCGTCCTTCGAAGTTGGCAAAGTTGGATATTCTGCTCAATGGAGAACCCGTTGATGCCCTTTCAACGCTGACCCATGAGAGTAATGCCGTATATTTCGGCCGTCGGATGTGCGAGAAATTGAAAGAACTGATTCCCCGCCAGCAGTTTGATATTGCTATTCAGGCAGCCATTGGTGCCAAGATTATAGCCCGCGAGACGGTGAAGCAGGTAAGAAAGGATGTCACTGCAAAATGCTATGGCGGTGATGTCAGTCGTAAACGTAAGTTGCTTGAGAAGCAGAAACAGGGAAAGAAACGAATGAAGCAGGTCGGAAATGTGCAAGTTCCTCAGAAAGCTTTCCTTGCCGTGCTCAAGCTCGATTAA
- the pheT gene encoding phenylalanine--tRNA ligase subunit beta, translating to MNISYKWLKEYVDFDLTPQETADALTSIGLEVDALEEVQTVKGGLKGLYVGKVLTCVEHPNSDHLHVTTVDLGKGEPQQIVCGAPNVAAGQKVIVADLGCVLYDGEESFTIKKSKLRGVESLGMICAEDEIGVGNSHDGIIVLPEDAVVGMPAAEYYHLESDWLIEIDITANHGDALSHYGVARDFYAWLKQNGYQTSLHRPSCDAFKVDNEDLPIEVEIQNTDACKRYACVSVTGCDVKESPAWLQDKLRLIGLRPVNNIVDITNYVMMAYGQPMHCFDADMVKGHKIVVRTQPEGTKFVTLDGEEHTLCERDLSICNAEEPMCIAGVFGGKGSGTYDTTCNVVLESALFHPTWIRKSARRHGLSTDASYRFERGVDPNGVIYALKQAAILCKELAGGKVSMQIKDVYPEPIEDFKVSLSYDYVHKLIGKEIGKETIKSIVTNLEMKIADETEDSIELLVPPYRSDVQRPCDVVEDILRIYGYNNVEIPTQLNSSLTIAGDEDKKHRLSNLIGEQLVGCGFNEIMNNSLSKLSYYTDFDLNAYAEDTTVKVMNPLSVDLSVMRQTLLFGGLESVVRNVNRRNNNIRFFEMGNVYTYNKEKWQAENPAKAYLEDQHLALWLTGKRVEGSWIHADEDASFYELKAYVQNIFTRIGVPTGMFVITKSENNIFAKALAYKNRGGKLFAEVGILSPKLLKKVGIEQSVFYAEIDWDALTKAVRKNELEFEEISKFPAVSRDLALLIDKNIEFEQIEQIAVQTEKKLLKRVELFDVYEGKNLPAGKKSYAVNFILQDANKTLNDKAIDAIMQKLIKQLTTKLGAELR from the coding sequence ATGAACATTTCGTATAAATGGCTTAAGGAGTATGTTGATTTTGACCTTACGCCACAGGAAACGGCTGATGCGCTGACCTCTATTGGCTTGGAAGTCGACGCTTTAGAAGAAGTACAGACGGTCAAAGGTGGTCTGAAGGGGCTTTATGTGGGCAAGGTGTTGACCTGTGTAGAGCATCCCAACAGTGATCATCTTCATGTGACAACAGTCGATCTTGGTAAAGGTGAGCCACAGCAGATTGTGTGTGGTGCCCCGAATGTAGCTGCCGGTCAGAAAGTGATTGTAGCCGATTTAGGTTGTGTGCTTTATGATGGTGAAGAGTCGTTTACTATCAAGAAGAGCAAACTTCGTGGCGTAGAGTCATTAGGTATGATTTGTGCCGAAGACGAGATTGGCGTGGGCAACAGTCATGATGGCATCATCGTCTTGCCGGAGGATGCCGTAGTTGGCATGCCGGCTGCCGAATATTATCATTTGGAGAGTGATTGGTTGATAGAGATAGACATTACGGCCAATCATGGAGATGCCCTCTCACACTATGGTGTTGCCCGCGATTTCTATGCATGGCTCAAGCAGAATGGCTATCAGACCAGCCTGCACCGTCCTTCATGTGATGCTTTTAAGGTGGATAATGAAGACCTGCCGATAGAGGTTGAAATACAGAATACTGATGCTTGTAAGCGTTATGCCTGTGTGAGTGTAACGGGGTGTGACGTCAAGGAAAGTCCTGCATGGCTTCAAGACAAACTGCGTCTGATAGGACTGCGTCCTGTTAATAATATCGTGGATATTACCAACTATGTGATGATGGCCTATGGACAACCGATGCATTGCTTTGATGCCGATATGGTGAAAGGTCACAAAATCGTTGTCCGTACACAACCGGAAGGCACAAAGTTCGTTACGCTCGACGGCGAAGAGCATACGTTGTGCGAACGTGATTTGAGCATTTGCAATGCTGAAGAGCCTATGTGTATTGCTGGAGTGTTTGGTGGAAAGGGTAGCGGAACCTATGACACGACCTGCAATGTCGTGCTTGAAAGTGCATTGTTCCACCCGACCTGGATCCGCAAGAGTGCTCGTCGTCATGGCTTGAGCACTGATGCCAGCTACCGTTTTGAGCGTGGCGTCGACCCCAATGGCGTTATCTACGCCTTGAAGCAGGCTGCCATTTTATGTAAAGAATTAGCAGGTGGTAAGGTGTCGATGCAGATAAAGGATGTTTATCCTGAACCTATTGAGGATTTCAAGGTGAGCCTCTCTTATGATTATGTGCATAAACTTATTGGTAAAGAAATAGGCAAAGAAACCATTAAGAGCATTGTTACCAACTTGGAAATGAAGATTGCTGATGAGACCGAAGATAGCATTGAACTGCTCGTTCCACCTTATCGTTCAGATGTGCAACGCCCTTGTGACGTTGTCGAGGATATTCTTCGTATCTATGGATACAACAATGTTGAGATACCTACACAGCTGAACAGTTCGCTGACTATTGCCGGCGATGAGGATAAGAAACATCGGCTGAGCAACCTTATTGGTGAGCAATTGGTGGGTTGTGGCTTCAATGAAATCATGAATAATTCGCTCTCGAAGCTGTCTTATTATACGGATTTCGACTTGAATGCTTATGCCGAAGACACTACGGTAAAGGTGATGAACCCGCTTAGTGTTGATCTCAGTGTGATGCGCCAGACGCTTTTGTTTGGTGGTTTGGAGAGTGTTGTGCGTAATGTAAACCGCCGTAATAACAATATCCGTTTCTTCGAAATGGGTAATGTCTATACATATAATAAGGAGAAATGGCAGGCGGAAAATCCCGCTAAAGCTTATCTTGAAGACCAGCATTTGGCACTTTGGCTTACAGGTAAGCGGGTGGAAGGTTCTTGGATACATGCTGACGAAGATGCAAGTTTCTATGAACTTAAGGCCTATGTGCAGAACATTTTCACGCGCATTGGTGTTCCCACAGGGATGTTCGTCATTACGAAGAGCGAGAATAATATCTTTGCCAAGGCCCTTGCTTATAAGAATAGAGGTGGAAAACTCTTTGCAGAGGTGGGAATTCTAAGTCCGAAACTCTTGAAGAAAGTGGGCATCGAACAGTCTGTCTTCTATGCAGAAATTGATTGGGATGCACTGACAAAGGCCGTTCGCAAGAATGAACTTGAGTTTGAGGAAATCAGTAAGTTCCCCGCCGTCAGTCGTGATTTGGCACTGCTGATAGATAAAAATATAGAGTTTGAACAGATAGAACAGATTGCCGTTCAGACAGAAAAGAAGCTTCTGAAGCGCGTGGAACTCTTTGATGTCTATGAAGGAAAGAACCTTCCTGCAGGCAAAAAGAGCTATGCGGTGAATTTCATTTTGCAAGATGCCAACAAGACCCTCAATGATAAAGCCATTGATGCGATCATGCAGAAATTGATCAAGCAACTCACAACCAAGTTGGGGGCAGAGCTTAGATAA
- a CDS encoding Crp/Fnr family transcriptional regulator, with the protein MREPLNTPRDIARELARKYSTMTHDELDVLESILVPMKFGKNEMILKEGEVCENIYYIDRGVIRQFYFKNGKEVTEHLGSDRSIFMCIESLFLEIPTHLQVETIEPSVIYALPKHRLEQVALHNVNIQILYRKILEESLILSQVHADLVRFETAGDRYKKMCKLMPQVVLRAPLVYIASYLQMTPETLSRVRATTLID; encoded by the coding sequence ATGAGAGAACCATTGAACACACCACGGGATATTGCCCGTGAACTCGCCCGTAAATACAGTACGATGACGCATGACGAGCTTGATGTTTTAGAGAGTATTCTTGTGCCGATGAAATTTGGCAAGAACGAAATGATACTGAAAGAAGGCGAGGTATGCGAGAATATCTATTACATAGATCGGGGAGTTATACGCCAATTCTATTTCAAAAACGGCAAGGAAGTTACCGAACATTTAGGTTCCGACCGCTCTATCTTCATGTGCATAGAGAGCCTGTTTCTTGAAATTCCTACCCATTTGCAGGTAGAGACAATAGAGCCTTCAGTGATTTACGCCTTGCCTAAGCATCGTTTGGAACAGGTGGCCTTGCACAACGTGAACATTCAAATTCTATATCGTAAGATATTGGAAGAAAGTTTGATTCTCTCCCAGGTGCATGCCGACTTGGTGCGTTTTGAAACAGCGGGCGATCGTTACAAGAAGATGTGTAAGCTCATGCCGCAGGTAGTCTTGCGTGCCCCGCTTGTGTATATTGCAAGCTATCTGCAGATGACGCCCGAAACATTGAGCCGTGTCAGGGCGACAACACTGATTGATTGA
- a CDS encoding DUF3078 domain-containing protein — protein MRRITTISIFILACGMAFQTQAQTFRMPSASKPHTIAERYIDSLMTTQRKLADTQLPFSQANYARLFLPPTFYKGVSHRIFSFAETDSATLTKLLDDALLNIYLRRPDLVKTTESHLDIIGPTLEVDKAIRPNNQHLSEHISPKTTEPEYVDASIEIYKPNFWTYHGDYYLQFLQNYVSNNWYKGGESNYSMVGAVTLQANYNNKQKVKWDNKLEMKLGFQTSRSDNLHKLKTSEDLLRYTGKLGFQATNRWYYTTQLIAYTQFMRGYKNNDTFVYSDFINPLNINLSVGMDYVVSWFDKRLTGTIHLAPAAYNFRYVSRLDLSKRYGLKEGRHTLHDIGSECTVDLSWKMSDMIKWRTRLYGYTTYRRGEIEWENTIVFQFNRYISTNIFIYPRFDDGASRDGKYGYWQLKEYASLGFSYSF, from the coding sequence ATGAGACGAATTACAACGATATCCATATTCATTCTCGCCTGTGGAATGGCATTCCAAACACAGGCACAGACCTTTCGCATGCCGTCAGCAAGCAAGCCTCACACCATTGCAGAGCGCTACATTGACAGCCTTATGACCACGCAAAGGAAACTTGCAGACACTCAACTGCCTTTCTCTCAAGCCAACTATGCCCGGCTCTTTCTGCCTCCCACTTTTTATAAGGGTGTCAGTCACAGAATATTTTCATTTGCAGAGACAGATTCAGCGACTTTAACCAAGCTGCTTGATGATGCCCTTTTGAATATTTACCTCCGTCGTCCTGACCTCGTAAAGACTACGGAAAGTCACCTCGATATCATTGGACCGACACTTGAAGTGGATAAGGCTATAAGGCCTAATAACCAACATCTTAGTGAACATATATCTCCGAAGACGACTGAACCCGAATACGTAGATGCCAGTATTGAAATCTATAAGCCCAACTTCTGGACTTATCATGGAGACTACTACCTCCAGTTTCTACAGAATTATGTTTCAAACAACTGGTACAAAGGAGGCGAAAGCAACTACAGTATGGTTGGAGCCGTGACGCTGCAAGCCAACTATAACAACAAACAAAAGGTGAAATGGGACAACAAACTCGAAATGAAACTTGGCTTCCAGACCTCACGCAGCGACAACCTTCATAAACTCAAAACCAGTGAAGACCTGTTGCGTTATACGGGGAAATTAGGTTTCCAGGCTACAAACAGATGGTATTATACCACCCAACTCATTGCCTATACGCAGTTCATGAGAGGCTACAAGAACAACGACACCTTTGTTTACAGTGACTTCATTAACCCGCTGAATATCAACCTTTCTGTCGGTATGGATTACGTGGTGTCATGGTTTGACAAACGACTCACAGGCACTATCCATTTAGCTCCGGCAGCCTATAACTTCAGATATGTCAGCCGACTCGACCTGAGTAAACGCTATGGACTCAAGGAAGGCAGACATACCCTGCACGATATCGGTTCAGAATGTACGGTTGATCTGTCCTGGAAAATGAGCGATATGATAAAATGGAGAACGCGACTCTATGGGTACACGACCTACAGACGTGGGGAGATAGAATGGGAAAACACCATTGTCTTCCAGTTCAACCGCTATATCAGTACAAATATTTTCATCTATCCTCGCTTTGATGATGGTGCATCACGTGACGGTAAATATGGTTACTGGCAACTCAAGGAATATGCAAGTCTTGGATTTTCATATTCTTTCTAA